Within the Bradyrhizobium cosmicum genome, the region CAAGCCGAGGGCAGGGCGCGTGCGCTCGAAATGCTCGAGGTCGTGCGCATCCCCTCGGCCAAGCGGCGTCTCGACGCCTACCCGCACGAAATGTCCGGCGGCATGCGCCAGCGTGCGATGATCGCGCTGGCGCTGGCCTGCCGGCCCAAGATCCTGCTCGCGGACGAGCCGACCACGGCGCTCGATGCCACCGTGCAGATCCAGATATTGCTGCTCTTGCGCGAACTTCAGCGCGAGTTCGGCATGTCCGTCATCTTCGTCACCCACGACATCGGCGTTGCCATCGAGATCTGCGACCGCGTCGCGGTGATGTATGCCGGCCAGATCGTGGAGCAGGGCACGCTGCGCGACATCGTCCGCAGCCCGGTGCATCCCTACGCCAGGGGCCTGCTCGCCTCGACCATCCACGGCGCCAAGCGGGGGCAGCGCCTCGAAACCATCCCCGGCACCCCGCCCTCGCTGGCGGAGAAGCCGAACAGCTGCTCCTTCGCGCCCCGCTGCAAGCTTGCCGAGCCGCGCTGCCTGGAGCAGCTGCCTCCCAATGTGGAGGTCGGACCGGGCCGGGCGGCAAGGTGTGTGCTGGCGGAGCCGGTGGCGGCGCTGTCGGGCACGTAAGGGATCTGGCGTCACAGATCTGGCGTCGCCATAGCCTTGTGCACACTGCGCTCCCTCCCCCCTTGTGGGGGAGGGCAGGGGAGAGGGGTAGCCCCAGGCGAGCTCTGAGTTCGTGGGCCCCCCTCACTTCGTAACCGCGTGGCTCTTCAGAATCCGTCCACGACAACATCGACTTGTCACACTTCACCGCACAGCAACGGCCGAACCCGTTTCTACTGTGCATGGGGTTGTTTTCGACATTTATGTTTCCGCAAGCGCAACCAGCCGGTGGGGAACCGCATTCACACCCCATTCATTCCGGTTCCCGTTCCATGCGGGGCATTCACCCCAGAGGGACGTCACTTATGTACATTTCCAACGAAGGCCTGCTCGTCATCCTGTTCGTCGGCCTGGTCGCCGGCTGGCTGGCCGGCAAGATCGTGCGGGGCGCCGGGTTCGGGCTCATCGGCGACATCGTCATCGGCATCTGCGGCGCGCTGGTCGCGAGCCTGTTGTTTCCAAGACTTGGCATTCGCATCGGCACGGGCCTGGTGTCCGAGATCGTCTATTCCGCGATCGGCGCGGTCATCCTGCTGCTGGTCGTGAGGCTGGTGCGCGGCGGCGGCCGGCTCTAGCAGCTGTTTCGGTTCAATCGGAACTTTCGCCTCTCCCCGGCTGGGGAGAGGCCGCGATGTCTGCTATAAAAAGCCGCAAAGACTGTGAAATACCGGACTTGCGTGCGGGGCCGACAGGGGGTGATGTGACCCAACAGGGTCCCGGATTAAATCGGCTGCGCGCGGCGCAGCGGGAAGACGATGTTAATCCGGGTCGCTTACCCCTGAACTGCCTGTGAAATCGGGGGCTCCGGCCCCTCACCTGAAAGAGATCAGACTGATGGCAGCCGTACCTGGCGTCCGCCGTTCAGAGCTCGGTGACGCCTTGCGCGCCTGTCGCACGGCGTTCATCGGCGTCGGCTTGATGAGCTGCATGATCAACCTGCTGTATCTGACCGGGTCGATCTTCATGCTGGAGGTCTACGACCGGGTGCTGCCGAGCCGCAGCGTTCCGACCCTGATCGGCCTGATCGTCCTCGCCAGCTTCCTCTACATGGCGCAGGGCGTGCTCGACATGATCCGCAACCGGATCCTGGGGCGGATCGGCACCGCGCTCGATGAAGCCCTCAACAAGCGCGTGTTCGACACCATCGTGCGGCTGCCGCTGCTGGTCGGCAACCGCAACGAGGGGCTGCAGCCGTTGCGCGACCTCGACAATGTCCGCTCCTTCCTCGGCAGCATGGGGCCGAGCGCGTTCTTCGACCTGCCCTGGCTGCCGCTCTATCTCGCCATCTGCTTCGCCTTCCACGTCATGATCGGCGTCACCGCCCTGGTCGGCGCCATCATTCTGGTCGGGCTGACGCTGGTCACCGAGTTCATGTCCCGCCAGCCGGCGCGTGACGCGATGGGTCTCGCGGCCCAGCGCAACGACATCGCCCAGTCCAGCCGCCGCAATGCCGAAGTCATGGTGTCGATGGGCATGACCGGCCGGATGAACCAGCGCTGGAGCGAGGCCAACGAAAAATATCTCGACGGCAATCAGCGTGCGAGCGACGTCGCCGGCGGTCTCGGCGCGGTCGCCAAGGTGTTGCGCATGATGCTGCAATCGGCGGTGCTCGCGGTCGGTGCCTATCTCGTCATCCACCAGGAGGCGACCGCCGGCATCATCATCGCCGGCTCGATCCTCTCGGCCCGCGCGCTGGCGCCGGTCGATCTCGCCATCGCGCACTGGAAGTCCTTTGCCGCGGCCCGCCAGAGCTGGCATCGCCTCACGCGCCTTTTGGAGCAGATGCCGGCGCAGACGATGCCGACCCAGTTGCAGGCGCCCACCAGCCGCCTCTCGGTCGAGGGCATCGCCATGGTGCCGCCGGGCGACCAGCGCCTCATCGTGCAGGACGTCACCTTCGCGCTCGCCGCCGGCAACGGCCTCGGCGTGATCGGGCCGAGCGGCTCCGGCAAATCCTCGCTGATCCGGGCCCTCGTCGGCGTCTGGCATCCGGTCCGCGGCAAGGTGCGGCTCGACGGCGCGGCGCTCGACCAATGGTCAAGCGACATGCTCGGCCGCCACATCGGTTATCTGCCGCAGGACGTCGAATTGTTCGGCGGCACCATCGCGCAGAACATCAGCCGGTTCGACCCCGCGGCCACCTCCGACGGCATCATTGCCGCGGCCAAGGAGGCTGGCGTGCACGAGATGATCATCAAGATGCGTGAGGGCTACAACACGCAGGTCGGCGAGCAGGGCACCGCGCTCTCCGCAGGCCAGGCCCAGCGCGTGGCGCTGGCGCGTGCCCTCTACGGCAATCCGTTCCTGATCGTGCTCGACGAGCCAAATTCCAATCTCGACACCGAAGGCGACGAGGCGCTGACCCGCGCGATCCGCGGCGCACGCGACCGCGGCGCCATCGTCATCGTCGTGGCGCACCGGCCGATCGGCGTCGAGGCGGTCGACCAGATCCTGGTGCTGCGCGACGGGCGCATGCAGGCCTTCGGACCGAAGGAGCAGGTGCTCGCCCAGGTGCTGCAGCCGCGCGTGACGCCGCCGGCACCGATCAAGATCGTCAGCGAAGGCGGCAAGTCATGAGCACGATGACGATCGGCGGGACAAAACCCGCCACGAAGCGGACCGTGCGGGACTCGATCCGGTTTCACCTGATGCTCGGGCTCGGGATCGTCCTGGTCCTCGTGGTCGGCCTCGGCGGCTGGGCATCGACCGTGCAGATCTCCGGCGCGCTGATCGCGCCGGGCCAGATCGTGGTCGAATCCAACGTCAAGAAAGTGCAGCACCCGACCGGCGGCGTGGTCGGCGAGGTGCGCGCCCGCGACGGCGACGTGGTCAAGGCCGGCGACGTCGTGGTGCGGCTGGACGACACCGTCACCAAGGCGAACCTCGCGATCGTCACCAAGAATCTCGATGCCGCGCAGGCGCGCGCCGCACGGCTCCAGGCCGAGCAGCGCGGAATCGACACGATCGATTTCCCGCAATTGCTGCTCGATCGCGGCAACGATCCCGACGTCAAGGCGCTGCTCTCCGCTGAAACGAAACTGTTCGACGTCCGCGTCAACGGCCGCGCCGGCCAGAAGGCGCAGCTGCGCGAACGCATCCAGCAGCTCAACGAGGAGATTGCGGGTCTGTCCGCGCAGGAGAAGGCCAAGGACAAGGAAATCTCGCTGGTGCAGCAGGAGCTGGTCGGCGTGCGTGATCTCTATGAGAAGCATCTGGTGCAGATCTCGCGGCTGACCACGCTGGAGCGCGACAGCGCCCGCCTCAACGGCGAGCGCGCGCAATACATCGCCTCGCGGGCGCAGGCCAAGGGCAAGATCACCGAGACCGAGCTCCAGATCATCCAGGTCGACAAGGATATGGTCAGCGAGGTCTCCAAGGATCTGCGCGAGACCAACGACAAGATCGGCGAGATGATCGAGCGCAAGGTTGCCGCCGAGGACCAGCTTCGCCGCGTCGACATCCGCGCGCCGCAGGACGGCATGGTGCTGCAATCGACCGTTCATACCGTCGGAGGCGTCGTCACCGCCGGCGACGCCCTCATGCTGATCGTGCCGCAGGCCGACGATCTCCAGGTCGAGGCCAAGGTCAATCCGGTCGACATCGACAAGCTCCAGATCGGCCAGAAAACGTTGCTGCGCCTGTCCGCCTTCAATCAGCGCACCACGCCCGAGCTCAATGGTGTCGTCAGCCGTGTCTCGCCCGACGTCACCACCGACCAGCGCACCGGCCAGAGCTACTACACCATCCGCGTCTCGCTGCCGGCCGACGAGATCGCCCGCCTCGGCGACTCCAGGATGATCCCCGGCATGCCCGTGGAAGCCTTCGTTCAGACCGGCGACCGCACCATGCTGTCCTATCTGATGAAGCCCCTGCACGACCAACTGATGCGGGCGTTCCGGGAGAAGTGACGCGCGAAAGCGCGGCATCCCGGAGCGCGCTTAGCGCGCATCCGGGATCTCGTGCGGCAATACCGGTCTCGTAGGGTGGTTAGGCGAAGCCGTAACCCACCACTTCAATGCCGGCTGAAGCAGAAGTGGTGGGTTACGCTGCGCTAACCCACCCTACGCTACCTCGTTCTTTGCTATAGTTCGACTCGAGCCCCAAGCAATCCGGCAATCGAACCATGCAATCCCCACCTTCCATCGCCACCAAATCCTTCACCGACGCCGGTCCGGCCGTCGCCCGGCTCGAAGAGATCTACGAGCGCAACACGAAGTTCCTGCGTGACAGGTTCGAGGCTTATGTCAGCGGCGAAGCGATCACCGCCCGGGTGCGGGCCTATTATCCCTTCGTGCGCATTACCACCGCGACGCATGCGCGGCTGGACTCGCGCCTCGCTTACGGCTTCGTCGCCGGCCCCGGCGTGCACGAGACCAGCGTGACGCGGCCGGATCTGTTTCGTACCTACCTGACCGAGCAGATCGGCCTCCTGATCCAGAACCACGGTGTGCCCGTCGAGATCGGCGAATCCGCCGAGCCGATCCCGATCCACTTCGCCTATCGCCGCGACATCAACATCGAGGCCGCCCTCACCACCAGCGAGAATTCGCCCGTGGCGCGATCGCTGCGCGACGCCTTCGACGTGCCTGATCTGGCCACCATGGACGATTCCATCGCCGACGGCACTTTCGAGCTTCAGCCCGGCGCGCCCGAGCCGCTGTCGCTGTTTCGCGCCGCCCGCGTCGATTATTCGCTGCGCCGGCTCTATCACTACACCGGTACCGACCCCGAGCATTTCCAGAACTTTGTCATTTTCACCAACTACCAGTTCTACGTCGATGCCTTTGCGCAACTCTGCCAGCAGCGGCTTCAGTCCGGCGAGGCCGGCCTCGAAGCCTTCGTTGCGCCCGGTAATGTCATCATGCGCAGTGGCGGGGCGACCAGCGGGACGGCGCCCGCGCGCGTGCCTCAGATGCCGGCCTTCCATCTTATCGCGCCGGGCTACCGCGGCATCACCCTGATCAATATCGGCACCGGTCCGTCCAATGCGCGCAATGTCACCGACCACGTCGCCGTGCTGCGCCCGCATGCCTGGCTGATGCTCGGCCATTGCGCCGGCCTGCGCAACACGCAGCGGCTCGGCGACTACGTCCTCGCCCACGGCTATGTCCGCGAGGACCATGTGCTCGATCGTGAGTTGCCGCTTTGGGTGCCGATCCCGGCACTGGCCGAAATGCAGGTCGCGCTCGAAGAGGCGGTCGAGGATGTCACCGGGCTCGAAGGCTTCGAGCTCAAGCGCCTGATGCGCACAGGCACGGTGGCGAGCGTCGACAACCGCAATTGGGAAATTTCCGGCCCCGAGGTGATCCGCCGCCTGTCGCAGTCGCGTGCCGTCGCGCTCGACATGGAATCGGCCGCGATCGCTGCCAACGGCTATCGCTTCCGCGTTCCCTACGGCACGCTGCTCTGCGTCTCCGACAAGCCGCTGCACGGCGAGATCAAGCTCGCCGGCATGGCCAGCGAATTCTACCGCCGCCGTGTCGGCCAGCATCTCGAAATCGGCCTGAAGGCGCTGGAGCGGCTCAAGCAGCAGGAGTCCGAGCGGCTGCATTCGCGAAAGCTCCGCAGTTTCGCCGAAGTCGCGTTCCAGTAGAGCGCTTCAACCTCTTTGCGGCTGACAAGCCCGGCAATCCCAAGCATTGTCGGCGCGGGGGCCGACCGGACCGCTTTCCATGCCGCTGATGCGTGACAAGATCATTGGCCATGATCTCGAACGGCTCGCCTTTCGCTTCACCATGCTGAGCGAGGGCGACATCGTGCAGTGCCAGATCAGCGACGCCGCGATGGACGAGCTCGCGGGCATGCAGGGCACCGAAAGCAGCGCGCGCCAGGCGCAATTCTTGTCCCTGCGTGAGACCATCGAGCGGATCGCGTCGGATATCTATGACGAGGCGCCGCGGGTGCACGGCTATGTGGTGCGGATTTTCATGCGGCATTTGGGAAGGTGACGAGTGCGCCATATTCCGCCGTCATCGTCCGCGAGCCGCCGAGCAGCTCACCCCTCCAACTTCCTCAGCAACAACTTCAGCGCCGTCGCCGCAAACACCTGCATGTTGCCAAGCCGGTCGCCACTCCCTGTCTCCAGCGTGATTACCTCCGCCGCGGGGCCGGACACCGCCATGCAGCTATGGCCGGCAGCGTCGCCGTAGCGGTTGCCGGTGGGGCCGGCGGCGCCGGTTTCGGACAGGCCCCAGTCGGTGCTGAAGCGGCTGCGCATCTGGTCGGCCAGCAGTCTGGCGTAGGGCTCGGAGGATGAGCGAAAGCCCTTCATTCCTTCGTCCGAAATATCCATTAGCACGCGCCTGGCATCGCGGGTGTAGACCACGGCGCCGCCGAGGTAATAGGCGGAGGCGCCGGGGACCGCGAGCAGGCTCGCCGAGATCAGGCCGCCGGTGGAGGATTCGGCCACCGCAATGGTCTGTTTGCGCGCGATCAGTTGGGCCGCGACCTGTTCCGCAATGCCGACGAGCTCTTTCATCCCTTGATCCTCTCATTCCTCGCAACCGAGCTGCGCCTTCCTAGCATATGCCAGTCGCCCTGGCCGAGTTGCGGACGACGGGCAGGCCTGCTTGAATGGCAGGCGAAAGACGGCGCGGTGAAGCGCTGCGCAACGTAACGTCACGAGGAAACGCAACAAGGAGACGTGATGGCGTCCCTGATCGCCGGCGGGGTGGATTGCGACGTGCATCCGGCCGTGCCGCATCTGACCAGCCTGCTGCCGTATCTGAACGACTATTGGCGCGATCAGGTGACGACGCGCGGCATGGTCGACCTCGTCTCGCAATCCTATCCCGAGCATTCGCCGATCACGGCGCGGCCCGACTGGCGGCCCGAGAGCGGCAAGCCGGGCGAGAGGCTGGAGGACATGCAGCGTCATGTGCTCGATCCCTTCCAGCTCGAGCTCGCCATCTGCAATCCGCTCTATGGCGTGCAGATGGTGTTTTCGGAAGATTTGCAGGCCGCCTTCTGCCGCGCGCTGAACGAGTGGCTCGCAAAGGAATGGCTCGATCGCGATCCGCGGCTGCGCGGCTCGATCGTCATTCCCACACAAAGCGTCGAAAAGGCGGTCGCCGAGATCGAGCGCTGCGCGCAGGACAGGCGCTTCGTGCAGGTCTTGATGCTGGTGATGGGCGACACGCTGCTCGGCAAGCGCGCGCTGTGGCCGATTTACGAGGCTGCCGAACGGCTGGGCCTGCCGGTCGGCATCCACGCCGGTTCCGCCTATCACAATCCGCCGACTGCTGTGGGGTGGGGGTCCTACCACATCGAGGATTATGTCGGTCAGGCCCAGGCGTTCCAGGCCCAGCTCACCAGCCTGATCGTCGAGGGCGTGTTCGCCAAATATCCTGGGCTGAAGATGGTGATGCTGGAATCCGGCGTGTCCTGGATTTCCCCCTATCTCTGGCGGCTGCACAAGTTCTGGCGCGGGGTGCGGATGGAGACGCCCTGGGTCGATCGCGCGCCGCTGGAAATTGTGCGCAGCAACATCCGCT harbors:
- a CDS encoding ABC transporter ATP-binding protein; amino-acid sequence: MTKLVDISGLNIRFTGERTVYAVNDLSLSLGDGEVLGLLGESGSGKSVTLRALMRLLPKKRTQITGKVNVMGRDVLAMNDEELSSFRGQTVSMIFQEPALALDPVYTIGAQIAESVVRHEGKSQAEGRARALEMLEVVRIPSAKRRLDAYPHEMSGGMRQRAMIALALACRPKILLADEPTTALDATVQIQILLLLRELQREFGMSVIFVTHDIGVAIEICDRVAVMYAGQIVEQGTLRDIVRSPVHPYARGLLASTIHGAKRGQRLETIPGTPPSLAEKPNSCSFAPRCKLAEPRCLEQLPPNVEVGPGRAARCVLAEPVAALSGT
- a CDS encoding GlsB/YeaQ/YmgE family stress response membrane protein, which encodes MYISNEGLLVILFVGLVAGWLAGKIVRGAGFGLIGDIVIGICGALVASLLFPRLGIRIGTGLVSEIVYSAIGAVILLLVVRLVRGGGRL
- a CDS encoding type I secretion system permease/ATPase; amino-acid sequence: MAAVPGVRRSELGDALRACRTAFIGVGLMSCMINLLYLTGSIFMLEVYDRVLPSRSVPTLIGLIVLASFLYMAQGVLDMIRNRILGRIGTALDEALNKRVFDTIVRLPLLVGNRNEGLQPLRDLDNVRSFLGSMGPSAFFDLPWLPLYLAICFAFHVMIGVTALVGAIILVGLTLVTEFMSRQPARDAMGLAAQRNDIAQSSRRNAEVMVSMGMTGRMNQRWSEANEKYLDGNQRASDVAGGLGAVAKVLRMMLQSAVLAVGAYLVIHQEATAGIIIAGSILSARALAPVDLAIAHWKSFAAARQSWHRLTRLLEQMPAQTMPTQLQAPTSRLSVEGIAMVPPGDQRLIVQDVTFALAAGNGLGVIGPSGSGKSSLIRALVGVWHPVRGKVRLDGAALDQWSSDMLGRHIGYLPQDVELFGGTIAQNISRFDPAATSDGIIAAAKEAGVHEMIIKMREGYNTQVGEQGTALSAGQAQRVALARALYGNPFLIVLDEPNSNLDTEGDEALTRAIRGARDRGAIVIVVAHRPIGVEAVDQILVLRDGRMQAFGPKEQVLAQVLQPRVTPPAPIKIVSEGGKS
- a CDS encoding HlyD family type I secretion periplasmic adaptor subunit, which codes for MSTMTIGGTKPATKRTVRDSIRFHLMLGLGIVLVLVVGLGGWASTVQISGALIAPGQIVVESNVKKVQHPTGGVVGEVRARDGDVVKAGDVVVRLDDTVTKANLAIVTKNLDAAQARAARLQAEQRGIDTIDFPQLLLDRGNDPDVKALLSAETKLFDVRVNGRAGQKAQLRERIQQLNEEIAGLSAQEKAKDKEISLVQQELVGVRDLYEKHLVQISRLTTLERDSARLNGERAQYIASRAQAKGKITETELQIIQVDKDMVSEVSKDLRETNDKIGEMIERKVAAEDQLRRVDIRAPQDGMVLQSTVHTVGGVVTAGDALMLIVPQADDLQVEAKVNPVDIDKLQIGQKTLLRLSAFNQRTTPELNGVVSRVSPDVTTDQRTGQSYYTIRVSLPADEIARLGDSRMIPGMPVEAFVQTGDRTMLSYLMKPLHDQLMRAFREK
- a CDS encoding AMP nucleosidase → MQSPPSIATKSFTDAGPAVARLEEIYERNTKFLRDRFEAYVSGEAITARVRAYYPFVRITTATHARLDSRLAYGFVAGPGVHETSVTRPDLFRTYLTEQIGLLIQNHGVPVEIGESAEPIPIHFAYRRDINIEAALTTSENSPVARSLRDAFDVPDLATMDDSIADGTFELQPGAPEPLSLFRAARVDYSLRRLYHYTGTDPEHFQNFVIFTNYQFYVDAFAQLCQQRLQSGEAGLEAFVAPGNVIMRSGGATSGTAPARVPQMPAFHLIAPGYRGITLINIGTGPSNARNVTDHVAVLRPHAWLMLGHCAGLRNTQRLGDYVLAHGYVREDHVLDRELPLWVPIPALAEMQVALEEAVEDVTGLEGFELKRLMRTGTVASVDNRNWEISGPEVIRRLSQSRAVALDMESAAIAANGYRFRVPYGTLLCVSDKPLHGEIKLAGMASEFYRRRVGQHLEIGLKALERLKQQESERLHSRKLRSFAEVAFQ
- a CDS encoding DUF1488 family protein codes for the protein MPLMRDKIIGHDLERLAFRFTMLSEGDIVQCQISDAAMDELAGMQGTESSARQAQFLSLRETIERIASDIYDEAPRVHGYVVRIFMRHLGR
- a CDS encoding CinA family protein — encoded protein: MKELVGIAEQVAAQLIARKQTIAVAESSTGGLISASLLAVPGASAYYLGGAVVYTRDARRVLMDISDEGMKGFRSSSEPYARLLADQMRSRFSTDWGLSETGAAGPTGNRYGDAAGHSCMAVSGPAAEVITLETGSGDRLGNMQVFAATALKLLLRKLEG
- a CDS encoding amidohydrolase family protein, giving the protein MASLIAGGVDCDVHPAVPHLTSLLPYLNDYWRDQVTTRGMVDLVSQSYPEHSPITARPDWRPESGKPGERLEDMQRHVLDPFQLELAICNPLYGVQMVFSEDLQAAFCRALNEWLAKEWLDRDPRLRGSIVIPTQSVEKAVAEIERCAQDRRFVQVLMLVMGDTLLGKRALWPIYEAAERLGLPVGIHAGSAYHNPPTAVGWGSYHIEDYVGQAQAFQAQLTSLIVEGVFAKYPGLKMVMLESGVSWISPYLWRLHKFWRGVRMETPWVDRAPLEIVRSNIRFSLQPFDAPPEAETLIRLFDHMQSDELVLFSTDYPHWQFDGQDALPEGLSPDLVRKIMIDNPHATYPRLKELPPKEARP